GAGGCGGACCTGGTCGTCTACGCCGGATCCCTGGTGAACCCCGCGCTGCTGGAGGGGCTCTCGGCCGAGCTCGTCGACAGCAACAAGATCAACCTCGAGGAGATCAACGGCCTCATGCTCTCCGCCCTCCGGAGGGGCGAGAGGGTGGTGAGGCTCCACAGCGGCGACCCCTCCCTCTACGGCGCCATCCTCGAGCAGATGAGGCCCCTGGAGGAGGCGGGGGTGGAGGTGGAGGTCGTCCCCGGAGTCTCGTCATTGTTCGCCGTCGCCGCCGCCCTCAAGACCCAGCTGACCCTGAAGGGGGTCTCCGAGTCGCTGATCGTGACGAGGCCGGCGGGGACGACCCTCGCGAGGGACTCGATCCGGGAGCTCTCCAGGTTCGGGACGACGATGGCGATATTCCTCGGGGCGGACAAGATCAGGGAGACGACCGAGCGGCTAGAAGTCCCGAAACAGACGCCGGCGGCCGTCGTCTACCACGCCTCCTGGCCCGATGAGCAGGTCATCGTCGGGACCGTCGAGGATATCGCCGACCGGGCTGAAGAGGCGGGGATCACCAAAAGCGCCCTCATCCTCGTCGGGGACGTCATATCGAGGAGCGGGTTTGGGAGGTCTCACCTATACCGAAGTCGGTAGCCGTCCTCGTCTTCCCTCGGAACCTCGCCGAGGGGGAGAGGATCGCTCGCGCCATCGGAGACCGGTACGACCCAGAGGTCGTCGTCTACCGCCGGGAGGGACCCGAGGCGACCTTGGAGGCCGTCGGAAGGTTCGACCTGGTGGTGGCGGTGATGGCCGTCGGGATCGTGGTGAGGATCCTCTGCCCGGCCCTCAGGGAGAAGTGGACCGACGCCCCCGTCGTCGCCGTCGACTCCTCCCTCCGCTCCGCCGTCCCGGTGGTGGGGGGCCACCACGGAGGAAACGACCTGGCATATCATCTATACGAGAAGCTGGGGGCGTACCCCGCCGTCACCACCGCCACCGACGCGGCCGGACGGCCATCCCTGGAGGGGACGGCGGATCGGCTGGGGGCTTCCGTCGTCAACAGGTCCTCCTCGAAGGAGGTCAACCTCGCCTTCCTGCGAGAGGACGTCCCCGTCCTCCGGATCGTGGGGCCCAAAGTCGTCCTGGTCGACGAGGGGGTGGCGGTCCTGAGGAGGAGGGGCGGGATCGTCGTCGGCCTCGGCGCAAGGCGGGGGGTCGACGCCTCGGAGGTGCTGGAGGCGGTCGGGTCCGCCCTGGTATCGGTGGGGAGGTCCTTCGAGGAGATCCGGGCGATCGCCACCGCCGAGATTAAGAGGGACGAGCCCGGCATCTCCGAGGCGGCAGAGAGGCTGGGGCGGCCGGTCGTCTACCTCGACGAGGAGGTCCTCAACGCCCAATCCCCGACGACGGAGTCCCGGGCGAGAGACCTCGGCCTCGTCGGGGTGGCGGAGCCGGCGGCCCTCGCCCTCTCCGAGAGGCTGATCATGCCGAAGAAGGCCTACGGGAGGGTGACCGTTGCCCTCGGAGAGTAGGCTTTACATCGTCGGGATCGGCCCCGGCGGCCGCGGCCTTCTCACCAGGAGGGCGGAGGAGGCGCTCTTGGAGGCGAGAAGCGTCGTCGGCTACGGCCCCTACCTCAACCTTGTAAAAGACCTCCTTCCGGGAAAGGTCGTC
The sequence above is drawn from the Methanothrix harundinacea 6Ac genome and encodes:
- the cbiG gene encoding cobalt-precorrin 5A hydrolase codes for the protein MGDRYDPEVVVYRREGPEATLEAVGRFDLVVAVMAVGIVVRILCPALREKWTDAPVVAVDSSLRSAVPVVGGHHGGNDLAYHLYEKLGAYPAVTTATDAAGRPSLEGTADRLGASVVNRSSSKEVNLAFLREDVPVLRIVGPKVVLVDEGVAVLRRRGGIVVGLGARRGVDASEVLEAVGSALVSVGRSFEEIRAIATAEIKRDEPGISEAAERLGRPVVYLDEEVLNAQSPTTESRARDLGLVGVAEPAALALSERLIMPKKAYGRVTVALGE
- the cobM gene encoding precorrin-4 C(11)-methyltransferase; this encodes MKVHFVGAGPGDPDLITVRGARLLAEADLVVYAGSLVNPALLEGLSAELVDSNKINLEEINGLMLSALRRGERVVRLHSGDPSLYGAILEQMRPLEEAGVEVEVVPGVSSLFAVAAALKTQLTLKGVSESLIVTRPAGTTLARDSIRELSRFGTTMAIFLGADKIRETTERLEVPKQTPAAVVYHASWPDEQVIVGTVEDIADRAEEAGITKSALILVGDVISRSGFGRSHLYRSR